The segment TCTATATAAACTACAGCATACAAATCAGAATGCTAGCATTCCCGAATTTATGATGGTAAAAGCGGATTGTGCGACCATTAAAATCCGATTTAAAGACATCCTCTATGTGGAAGGATTAAAGGATTATGTGAAAATATTCATTAAAGACCAAATGATTCTCACCAAAACCACCATGAAAAATATTGATAAGAAATTACCTCATGAGTATTTTATCAGAATTCATAAATCCTATATTGTCAACTTGTTAAATATTGAAAAGATAGAGCATAATCACATCGTATATGGCAGAGCAAAGCTTCCTATCGGAAACAGCTATCGGATGGCCTTTTTTGATATGATTGACCAGTATAAGCTGTAGTTAGAAGAAGAAAAAAGTCCTTCGGCTATTTGTTCAAAGTTCAGTTGTTTAAGGTTCAATGTTTAAAAGGAGAATACTTAAAATCCAGCCTCCCTCTAGGGTTGGGGCAAGCTGGGTTTCAAGTTCTGAATATAAAGTTCAACGTTGGCTATCGAATAATCTTTTCACTGCAATTTCTTTTGCGTTCTTTGCGATTCTCCTTTGCATTTTCTTTGCGTGGAATTTCGAAATTGGAGTATGAAAGACGAAGTTTGAAGTCAAAATATCACTTCGTCCTCACTTCCAAAATCTTATCATACTCTTCATCAACAGGTTCCCATAGTTCTATTCTATTGCCTTCTAGATCTACAATATGAACAAACTTTCCGTACTCGAAAGAATCTATCTTGTCTACTATCTCTACCCCTTCTTTCCGCAGCTCGTCAACTAAAGCTTCTAAATTTTCAACTCTATAATTGATCATATAATCCTGATCGGCTTTCCCAAAATAATCACTGTCTTTTTTAAAGGGACTCCAAGCAGTATAGCCTTTCTTATTGGCATCCTCCGCATGACGCCATTCAAAGCTAGTTCCATAAGCATCAGTTTCTAAACCCAAATGCTTTTGATACCAATTCTTCATTTTATCAGGGCTTTGACATTTAAAGAAAATCCCGCCTATTCCTGTTACTCGTTTCATATGATGATGTTTTTGTTTTGGTAATGATAATAAATTATTTTGAATCCAATAAACTTAACTAAATCTGTCGTCAGATTTTTCGCTGGCAATATTTCTAGTTTTACCTTGATACCAACCTACTTTATCCACCTCATGTAGATCAAAATCATGAATATAGGGTTTAATATCAAGAAGAGGAGTCCCAT is part of the Lentimicrobium sp. L6 genome and harbors:
- a CDS encoding VOC family protein, translating into MKRVTGIGGIFFKCQSPDKMKNWYQKHLGLETDAYGTSFEWRHAEDANKKGYTAWSPFKKDSDYFGKADQDYMINYRVENLEALVDELRKEGVEIVDKIDSFEYGKFVHIVDLEGNRIELWEPVDEEYDKILEVRTK
- a CDS encoding LytTR family DNA-binding domain-containing protein — encoded protein: MNCLAIDDEPLALNVIKDFCSKLEFLNLVDTCTNAIEALKVLENHDIDLIFLDIQMPNISGLEFAKTMSNPPMIIFTTAFSEHALEAYELNAIDYLVKPIPFDRFLKAVNKAKSLYKLQHTNQNASIPEFMMVKADCATIKIRFKDILYVEGLKDYVKIFIKDQMILTKTTMKNIDKKLPHEYFIRIHKSYIVNLLNIEKIEHNHIVYGRAKLPIGNSYRMAFFDMIDQYKL